The Methanococcoides methylutens MM1 genome has a window encoding:
- a CDS encoding MarR family winged helix-turn-helix transcriptional regulator — protein sequence MRKQLSFEKVDQYFHSILKDNTNFDQFSDINISSLSYLQEIGRLENPAISELARAMDVKKPSASAMVKKLVTGGYVEVFRSDEDRRVYRVKLSEKGIDFLAMTKTADDVFFDRIEDILEKSEFKEFSKLWEKISSNLCGD from the coding sequence ATGCGTAAACAATTATCGTTTGAAAAGGTCGATCAATATTTTCATAGTATATTGAAAGACAACACCAATTTTGATCAGTTTTCAGATATCAACATAAGTTCCCTTTCCTATCTTCAGGAAATAGGAAGACTTGAAAATCCTGCTATTTCAGAGCTTGCCAGGGCGATGGATGTAAAAAAACCATCTGCCAGCGCGATGGTTAAAAAACTGGTGACTGGGGGATATGTTGAGGTCTTCCGATCTGATGAGGACAGAAGGGTGTATCGTGTGAAGTTGTCTGAAAAGGGAATTGATTTCCTTGCAATGACCAAAACGGCTGATGATGTGTTCTTTGACAGGATCGAAGATATCCTTGAGAAAAGTGAATTCAAAGAATTTTCGAAATTATGGGAGAAGATTTCTTCCAATTTGTGTGGAGACTAA
- a CDS encoding APC family permease, with protein sequence MSEEKPAGVDWQHAEQCSKVVCEAGELERSIDWKQGLAIAIGVPLLILPSIGYFASYLWSFAIIVWGLSVFQGFMQNLAYGELATTFPNASGLPGFAQNVFKSPNHEGKYDKGKLIGGFSAWSYWFAWNPVLAIFAILVGFYLHSLFPSLAASFSQYQLSLAAGIVIFGGLILVNYRGLSSGALVGYILAAFSLIPMAIIVLAPYATGDFSMANVTGTWLPTDWAWDVNHILILLGIFAMAQWSACAWETAAIYGPEYKNPGSDVPKALFSCGAICLVAYILVQMTVTGVIGIDGIAAAPIDPMLPVAQAALGDVGSTIAIVMLIAAMVLIIQTAYLGSSRAMHSMATEGNLPKVLAKTNAHGTPILAMVIIGVFNLILISMGTPSAILAASAIGYVCANGISLFAYVKAKSRPDLAGLERPFKAPAGWKNVALLFGLFNIPLCLVGIIYLNSVEGSWFSTIVGICVLGLYVPLWFYSQHEAHVDKIAAVGLVSSIEKK encoded by the coding sequence ATGTCTGAAGAAAAACCAGCCGGTGTAGACTGGCAACATGCGGAACAGTGTTCCAAGGTTGTCTGTGAAGCCGGTGAACTCGAACGATCGATCGACTGGAAACAGGGACTGGCTATTGCTATTGGTGTACCATTATTGATCTTGCCATCCATTGGTTATTTTGCTAGTTATCTATGGTCATTTGCTATTATTGTATGGGGTCTCTCCGTTTTCCAGGGATTTATGCAGAACCTCGCTTATGGTGAACTTGCAACAACTTTCCCTAATGCATCCGGTCTGCCTGGATTTGCGCAGAACGTTTTCAAGTCACCTAACCACGAAGGTAAATACGACAAGGGTAAATTGATTGGTGGATTCAGTGCATGGAGTTACTGGTTCGCATGGAACCCTGTACTTGCAATCTTTGCAATTCTTGTAGGTTTCTATCTCCACAGTCTCTTCCCATCCCTTGCAGCATCTTTCAGCCAGTACCAGCTCTCACTTGCAGCAGGTATTGTGATCTTCGGTGGACTTATACTCGTAAACTACCGTGGTCTTTCAAGTGGTGCACTTGTGGGCTACATCCTTGCAGCATTCTCACTTATCCCAATGGCAATCATTGTACTGGCACCTTATGCAACAGGTGACTTCTCAATGGCTAATGTCACCGGCACATGGCTTCCAACTGACTGGGCATGGGATGTGAACCACATATTGATCCTGCTCGGTATCTTTGCAATGGCACAGTGGAGTGCTTGTGCATGGGAAACTGCAGCTATCTATGGTCCTGAATACAAGAACCCAGGTTCCGATGTACCAAAGGCACTGTTCTCCTGTGGTGCTATCTGTCTGGTAGCTTACATCCTTGTACAGATGACCGTTACAGGTGTAATTGGTATCGATGGAATTGCCGCTGCACCAATTGACCCAATGCTCCCTGTCGCTCAGGCAGCACTTGGTGATGTCGGTTCAACAATCGCTATTGTAATGCTCATTGCAGCAATGGTCCTGATCATCCAGACTGCATACCTTGGTTCCTCAAGGGCAATGCACTCAATGGCAACTGAAGGAAACCTTCCTAAAGTACTGGCAAAGACAAACGCACACGGAACTCCAATACTCGCAATGGTCATTATCGGTGTATTCAACCTGATCCTGATCTCAATGGGTACTCCATCAGCTATCCTTGCTGCATCAGCAATCGGATATGTTTGTGCAAACGGTATCAGCCTTTTCGCATACGTCAAGGCAAAATCAAGGCCTGACCTTGCTGGTCTCGAGAGGCCATTCAAGGCACCAGCCGGATGGAAGAACGTCGCACTGCTCTTCGGTCTCTTCAATATCCCACTTTGTCTGGTAGGTATCATCTACCTCAACAGTGTCGAAGGAAGCTGGTTCTCAACCATTGTCGGTATTTGTGTACTCGGTCTGTACGTGCCACTATGGTTCTACTCACAGCACGAGGCTCATGTCGATAAGATCGCTGCTGTAGGTCTGGTATCCAGTATCGAGAAGAAGTAA
- a CDS encoding GAF domain-containing protein, with protein MPEVTFVWRSEYGWPLDSVSDNVSTFGYEPDDFLVYGLSYEDIIHPADLEKVRKVLQEYSGTPGEDLVQEYRILNADGDARWVRENTQIIYGEDGLMQCLRAKIVDINDEKKHDDFMFIQDELGSHLSWPVNLEDSTDVLLELTTQLDAIDICALYVVDEVTGGLVLVNHKGLSSEFVKSVSYFGADSSQVNFAKRGFPVYKHYSEIYPFITGPVMQDEGLQGTAIIPVHHERHFVGLLIASSSSEFIIPEGDRDSLEVIKSLAGLMISNMTMSVMSDSMHYSMA; from the coding sequence ATGCCCGAGGTGACATTTGTCTGGAGGTCTGAATATGGGTGGCCACTGGACTCTGTATCTGATAATGTCTCCACTTTTGGTTATGAGCCTGATGATTTTCTGGTCTATGGTCTGTCCTATGAAGATATAATTCATCCTGCTGACCTTGAGAAGGTCAGGAAGGTCCTTCAGGAGTATTCAGGAACTCCCGGGGAAGATCTTGTACAGGAATACAGGATATTGAATGCAGATGGTGATGCCAGGTGGGTACGTGAAAATACGCAGATCATCTATGGTGAAGATGGTCTTATGCAATGCCTGAGGGCAAAGATCGTTGATATCAACGATGAGAAAAAACATGATGATTTTATGTTCATTCAGGACGAGTTGGGCAGTCATCTCAGCTGGCCTGTTAATCTGGAGGACTCAACGGATGTCCTTCTTGAGCTGACAACTCAACTTGATGCAATAGATATATGTGCTCTGTATGTGGTTGACGAGGTTACCGGTGGTCTGGTACTTGTGAACCATAAGGGACTTTCAAGTGAGTTTGTGAAAAGTGTCTCCTATTTTGGTGCTGATTCAAGCCAGGTGAACTTTGCGAAGAGGGGTTTCCCTGTTTATAAGCACTATTCGGAGATCTATCCATTCATTACGGGTCCCGTTATGCAGGATGAGGGCCTGCAGGGGACAGCTATCATTCCGGTTCACCATGAACGCCACTTTGTGGGATTGCTGATCGCATCTTCATCTTCGGAATTTATTATCCCTGAGGGTGATCGTGACAGTCTTGAGGTCATAAAATCTCTGGCAGGTCTTATGATCAGTAATATGACCATGTCTGTGATGAGTGACAGTATGCATTACAGTATGGCATAA
- a CDS encoding deoxyribodipyrimidine photo-lyase produces MSRFQRSLFVFRRDLRVDDNTALLAALEMSDEVIPCFIFDPRLSDPSRKNFNSNSFQFLLESLDDLRGQLEAVDGRLYLFSGLPEDVIGNLLEKGGINAVFINRDYTPFSLKRDDLIVGLCNNRGIDLLQFHDCLLTEPGTIRTKQGTPYKVFTQFFREASKRDVPIPSMFAGVSEDVADRFFTGDLEAGEVDGVSDVDFLKGLLPESNEHLFTHGGRSNALSVLKFLSEFSNYDHERDLPSIRGTTGLSAHNKLGTISIREFYYSVLHELGRDHTLISELYWRDFFTQLAFEFPEVFRHAFKSKFDDLDWGNDWKLFEAWCSGNTGFPIVDAGMRELNTTGYMHNRVRMIVASFLVKDLHIDWRWGERYFAGKLVDYDPCVNNGNWQWAASTGADSQPYFRIFNPWRQQKKFDSDCDYIKRWVPELRDLESSVIHKLEKDSDINILNYPKPLVDHGREREIALLMFKSASLIEDL; encoded by the coding sequence ATGTCCCGCTTCCAGAGGTCTCTCTTTGTTTTCAGGAGGGACCTGCGGGTCGATGACAACACTGCTCTTCTCGCAGCTCTTGAGATGTCCGACGAGGTTATTCCTTGTTTCATATTCGACCCGCGCCTGAGCGATCCTTCAAGGAAGAACTTCAACAGCAATTCCTTTCAGTTCCTTCTGGAATCCCTTGACGACCTCCGGGGGCAACTGGAAGCTGTGGATGGCAGATTGTACCTCTTTTCAGGTCTTCCGGAAGATGTGATAGGTAACCTTCTGGAAAAGGGTGGGATCAATGCAGTCTTCATAAATCGTGATTACACTCCTTTCAGTCTCAAAAGGGATGATTTGATCGTAGGTTTGTGCAACAACAGAGGCATTGATCTGCTTCAGTTCCACGACTGTCTGCTCACTGAGCCCGGTACTATACGCACTAAACAGGGTACTCCGTATAAGGTATTCACACAGTTCTTCCGGGAGGCCTCTAAAAGGGATGTTCCCATTCCTTCAATGTTTGCCGGTGTGAGTGAAGACGTTGCTGACCGTTTTTTCACCGGAGATCTCGAGGCAGGTGAGGTCGACGGGGTTTCAGATGTAGATTTTCTGAAAGGCTTGCTTCCTGAGAGTAATGAACATCTGTTTACACACGGCGGGAGAAGCAATGCCCTGTCCGTTCTTAAGTTTCTATCAGAGTTCTCAAACTACGATCATGAACGTGATCTACCCTCTATCAGGGGTACTACCGGCCTTTCTGCACACAATAAGCTGGGTACGATCTCCATAAGGGAGTTCTATTATTCTGTTCTACATGAGCTTGGAAGGGATCATACACTAATCAGTGAACTGTACTGGCGGGATTTTTTCACACAACTTGCTTTTGAGTTTCCGGAGGTCTTCAGGCATGCATTCAAGAGCAAGTTCGATGATCTTGATTGGGGCAATGACTGGAAGCTATTCGAGGCCTGGTGTTCGGGAAACACAGGTTTTCCCATTGTGGATGCCGGTATGAGGGAGTTGAACACGACAGGATATATGCACAATCGTGTCAGGATGATAGTGGCATCCTTCCTTGTGAAGGACCTGCACATAGACTGGAGGTGGGGTGAGCGCTACTTCGCAGGTAAACTGGTGGATTATGATCCTTGTGTGAACAATGGGAATTGGCAATGGGCTGCGTCAACAGGTGCAGATTCCCAGCCATATTTCAGGATATTCAACCCCTGGCGTCAGCAGAAGAAGTTCGACAGTGATTGTGACTACATAAAAAGATGGGTGCCTGAACTGCGGGACCTCGAATCTTCTGTAATCCATAAACTCGAAAAAGATTCGGATATCAACATTCTGAATTATCCAAAGCCTCTAGTTGATCATGGCCGGGAACGGGAAATTGCTTTGTTAATGTTCAAGTCGGCAAGTCTGATCGAAGATTTATGA
- the uvrB gene encoding excinuclease ABC subunit UvrB codes for MGSFKLVSEYEPKGDQPEAIRKLVEGLDNGLKHQVLLGVTGSGKTFTVANVIQKVQKPTLVIAHNKTLAAQLFSEFREFFPDNAVEYFVSYYDYYQPEAYIPTTDTYIEKDSSVNEEIDRLRLSATKSLIERRDVIVVSSVSSIYNIGSPEEWRKMSVVLKQGEQIGRSELFASLIDIQYERNEMDYAKGTFRSKGDTVEVFPAQENHGIRIELFGDEIDRISSFDPLTGKTLGVVKEDNSIVIYPAKHFIMPQEEMVKALNSIEEELDEQVSKLEADNRVLEAQRLLQRTNFDMEMIRELGYCSGIENYSRHFDGRSPGDPPSSLLEFFPDDFLLVIDESHVTIPQIRGMHNGDRARKESLINYGFRLPSAFDNRPLKYDEFHRLINQAIYVSATPAEYELGISSAVVEQIIRPTGLVDPEVYVRPVEGQIDDLIGEVNKVTERGYRTLVTTLTKRMAEDLTDYLLEMGIRVRYMHSDIDTLMRAEIIRDLRKGEFDVLVGINLLREGLDIPEVAFVAILDADKEGFLRSERSLIQTIGRASRNSEGYVILYADNMTGSMAGALKESNRRREMQLAYNREHNIIPQTIRKALQKELVEAEYEEVKSEILEVAEDLSDMELADMIIDLEAEMHSAAANLEFERAAALRDEIKELRSTYSL; via the coding sequence ATGGGCAGTTTTAAGCTTGTATCTGAATATGAACCAAAAGGTGACCAGCCGGAAGCTATCCGGAAGCTGGTCGAGGGGCTTGATAATGGGTTGAAACATCAGGTCCTGCTTGGTGTAACCGGCTCCGGTAAGACATTCACAGTAGCCAATGTCATACAGAAGGTCCAGAAACCCACACTTGTGATCGCTCACAACAAGACTCTTGCAGCCCAGCTGTTCTCTGAGTTCAGGGAGTTCTTTCCTGATAACGCCGTTGAATATTTTGTCAGTTATTATGATTACTACCAGCCTGAGGCCTATATTCCCACTACTGATACGTATATCGAGAAGGATTCCTCTGTGAACGAGGAGATCGACAGGCTCAGGCTTTCTGCCACAAAGTCACTTATAGAGCGCAGAGATGTTATTGTTGTTTCCAGTGTTTCAAGTATCTACAACATCGGTTCTCCTGAAGAATGGAGAAAAATGTCTGTAGTGTTGAAGCAGGGTGAGCAGATCGGTAGAAGTGAGTTGTTCGCAAGTCTCATCGACATCCAGTATGAGCGCAACGAAATGGATTATGCGAAAGGTACTTTCCGATCCAAGGGTGACACTGTGGAAGTGTTTCCTGCACAGGAGAATCATGGAATACGCATTGAGCTGTTCGGGGATGAGATCGACAGGATCTCCTCTTTTGATCCGTTGACAGGCAAGACCCTGGGTGTTGTGAAAGAGGACAACAGCATTGTCATCTATCCTGCAAAACATTTCATCATGCCTCAGGAAGAGATGGTAAAGGCACTCAATTCCATTGAGGAAGAGCTTGATGAGCAGGTCTCAAAGCTTGAGGCGGATAACAGGGTGCTTGAGGCCCAGCGGTTGTTGCAGCGTACGAACTTTGATATGGAGATGATCCGTGAGCTTGGATACTGCAGTGGTATTGAGAACTATTCCCGTCACTTCGATGGTAGGAGTCCCGGAGATCCTCCGTCTTCCCTGCTTGAGTTCTTCCCTGATGATTTCCTGCTGGTCATCGATGAATCTCATGTGACCATCCCGCAGATACGGGGTATGCACAATGGTGACCGCGCCAGGAAGGAATCCCTTATCAATTACGGTTTCAGGTTGCCTTCAGCTTTTGACAACCGTCCTCTGAAGTATGATGAGTTCCATCGTTTGATAAACCAGGCGATATATGTGTCCGCAACACCTGCGGAATATGAGCTTGGCATAAGCAGTGCTGTCGTTGAGCAGATCATCAGGCCTACAGGTCTTGTGGATCCGGAGGTCTACGTACGCCCTGTTGAAGGGCAGATCGATGATCTTATCGGTGAGGTCAATAAGGTCACAGAACGTGGCTATCGTACTCTTGTGACAACGCTGACCAAGCGCATGGCAGAGGACCTGACGGACTACTTGCTGGAGATGGGCATCCGGGTTCGTTACATGCATTCTGATATTGACACTCTCATGCGGGCGGAGATCATCCGTGACCTAAGGAAGGGTGAGTTCGATGTGCTTGTGGGTATCAACCTCCTGAGGGAAGGTCTTGACATCCCGGAGGTTGCTTTTGTTGCTATTCTTGATGCGGACAAGGAAGGTTTCCTGCGTTCGGAGAGGTCCCTGATACAGACCATCGGAAGGGCTTCCAGGAACTCTGAAGGATATGTTATCCTGTATGCCGACAATATGACCGGTTCCATGGCTGGTGCTCTTAAGGAATCTAACAGGAGGCGTGAGATGCAGCTTGCGTATAACAGGGAGCACAATATAATTCCACAGACCATCAGGAAGGCTTTGCAGAAGGAACTTGTCGAGGCAGAGTATGAGGAAGTGAAGTCCGAGATCCTTGAGGTTGCCGAGGACCTATCTGATATGGAGCTTGCGGACATGATAATTGACCTTGAGGCGGAGATGCATTCTGCGGCTGCAAATCTCGAATTTGAGAGGGCAGCGGCACTCCGGGATGAAATAAAGGAACTTCGAAGTACCTATTCTTTATAA
- the uvsE gene encoding UV DNA damage repair endonuclease UvsE, with amino-acid sequence MKLGYPCINRSIGCAANRKFRLASYSEDKLVDTVTNNLDCMHKILKYNLDYDLFFFRLSSDTVPFASHPICDFDWVDHFRSELHEIGRFIIGNDMRISMHPDQFILLNSPDEGITQRSIAELEYHCKLLDAMGLDSTAKVQIHAGGVYKDRELAVERFVERYESLDSGLRKRLVVENDDRLYSLRDCLLINELCGIPVLFDSFHHECLNNRESFSSAMGDAASTWGKGDGVPMIDYSNQQPGARKGKHATSLDIGHFRDFLEEVREFDLDIMLEIKDKEKSALEAIVIMKELGLA; translated from the coding sequence ATGAAATTGGGTTATCCCTGTATTAACAGGAGCATTGGGTGTGCTGCCAACAGGAAGTTCAGGCTTGCTTCCTATTCTGAAGATAAACTGGTAGATACTGTAACTAACAATCTGGATTGCATGCATAAGATACTGAAATATAATCTGGATTACGATCTTTTTTTCTTCAGGCTAAGTTCTGATACTGTTCCATTTGCTTCCCATCCGATTTGTGATTTTGACTGGGTGGACCACTTCAGGTCTGAGCTGCATGAGATTGGAAGGTTCATAATAGGGAACGACATGAGGATCTCCATGCACCCGGACCAGTTCATTCTTCTGAACTCTCCTGATGAGGGCATTACTCAGAGAAGCATTGCAGAACTTGAGTACCACTGCAAACTCCTGGATGCTATGGGGTTGGATAGTACTGCGAAGGTACAGATACATGCCGGAGGTGTCTACAAGGACCGGGAACTGGCAGTTGAGAGGTTTGTTGAGAGGTACGAGAGCCTTGATTCGGGACTTAGGAAGAGGCTTGTTGTTGAAAATGATGACCGGTTGTACAGCCTCAGGGATTGTCTCCTGATTAATGAGCTCTGCGGGATTCCTGTTCTTTTTGATAGCTTCCATCATGAATGTCTCAACAACAGGGAAAGTTTTTCCAGTGCTATGGGTGATGCTGCTTCAACATGGGGTAAGGGGGATGGTGTTCCAATGATCGATTACAGCAACCAACAGCCCGGTGCAAGGAAGGGAAAACATGCAACATCTCTGGATATTGGTCATTTTCGGGATTTTCTTGAAGAGGTCAGGGAATTCGATCTTGATATAATGCTGGAGATCAAGGACAAAGAGAAGAGTGCATTAGAGGCTATTGTAATTATGAAGGAACTTGGTCTGGCATGA
- a CDS encoding response regulator encodes MKNKKIVVVEDELIVGMMIKLKLEKMGYTVAGIASRGKDAISMVKSIQPSLILMDIRLKGGIDGIDTAKMIRKAYSIPIVFITADSSKETRERADLVGHQGYLTKPFMDEDLGNIVHSVFYNSVGKAREVNVLA; translated from the coding sequence ATGAAAAACAAAAAGATAGTCGTTGTTGAAGATGAACTGATCGTCGGAATGATGATCAAACTAAAGCTTGAGAAAATGGGTTATACTGTAGCAGGTATCGCTTCAAGGGGGAAGGATGCCATTTCCATGGTGAAGTCGATCCAGCCTAGCCTTATTCTTATGGATATAAGGTTAAAAGGCGGCATCGATGGCATTGATACTGCTAAGATGATCCGCAAGGCATACAGCATTCCAATAGTGTTCATTACAGCGGACTCCTCCAAAGAGACCCGCGAGAGGGCGGATCTGGTAGGGCATCAGGGTTACCTGACAAAGCCCTTTATGGATGAGGATCTGGGAAATATCGTTCATTCTGTGTTTTACAACTCCGTGGGGAAAGCAAGAGAGGTCAATGTTCTGGCTTGA
- a CDS encoding proteasome-activating nucleotidase, with the protein MTDVSAGSSTGNNVPDMNSDKITREAEEVEDMDIQSILNENEVLKVQNETMKAKLLEANMMANKYLTEIDKLKEQLDHLTTPPLFIATVMEVEDDMVLLRQHGNNQEVMTRMPPGMEGTVEPGMRVSINAAFSIISTISKAADVRAQVMELINSPGIDYDMIGGLDEVLKEVIESVELPLTEPELFENIGIEPPSGVLMYGNPGTGKTLIAKAVASRANATFIRMSGSDLVQKFIGEGARLVKDVFQLAREKSPSILFIDEIDAVGGMRTHDGTTGSAEVNRTMLQLLAEMDGFDPSGNVKIIAATNRIDLLDPALLRPGRFDRIIEVPLPDEKAREEILKIHTRKMNLEEDLDLARIANMTDGLSGADLNVIVKEAGMFVLRRRGDKITMKDLLDAFEKVVSNEEVNSPFGMFV; encoded by the coding sequence ATGACCGACGTAAGTGCAGGATCATCAACGGGAAACAATGTACCGGATATGAATTCCGATAAAATAACCCGCGAGGCAGAAGAAGTTGAAGACATGGACATCCAGTCGATCCTCAACGAGAACGAGGTCCTGAAGGTCCAGAATGAAACAATGAAGGCAAAGTTACTTGAAGCCAACATGATGGCAAACAAGTACCTTACAGAGATAGACAAACTAAAAGAGCAGCTGGACCACCTCACCACACCACCACTGTTCATTGCAACTGTTATGGAAGTGGAAGATGACATGGTGCTTCTGCGACAGCATGGAAACAACCAGGAAGTTATGACAAGGATGCCACCAGGAATGGAAGGTACCGTTGAACCTGGCATGCGCGTGAGCATTAATGCAGCATTTTCAATTATATCCACGATCAGCAAGGCAGCTGACGTACGCGCCCAGGTCATGGAACTTATTAATTCACCTGGCATCGACTATGACATGATCGGCGGTCTTGATGAAGTCCTCAAGGAAGTCATCGAGTCAGTTGAACTGCCACTGACAGAACCGGAACTATTCGAGAACATAGGAATAGAACCCCCAAGCGGAGTTCTCATGTACGGCAACCCGGGAACAGGAAAGACACTTATCGCAAAGGCAGTTGCATCAAGGGCAAACGCCACATTTATTCGCATGTCAGGATCCGACCTTGTGCAGAAATTCATCGGAGAAGGCGCAAGACTTGTCAAAGATGTATTCCAGCTCGCAAGGGAGAAATCCCCATCAATATTGTTCATAGATGAGATCGATGCAGTGGGAGGAATGCGTACCCATGACGGCACAACAGGATCTGCAGAAGTCAACAGAACAATGTTGCAACTTCTGGCAGAGATGGACGGATTCGACCCCAGTGGCAATGTAAAGATAATTGCAGCCACCAACAGGATCGACCTGCTTGACCCCGCGCTCCTGAGACCAGGAAGGTTCGACCGTATCATCGAAGTACCACTACCTGATGAGAAAGCAAGGGAAGAGATCCTGAAGATCCACACAAGGAAGATGAACCTTGAAGAAGACCTCGACCTTGCCAGGATCGCAAACATGACCGATGGCCTGAGTGGCGCAGACCTGAACGTAATAGTTAAGGAAGCCGGCATGTTCGTCCTCAGAAGAAGAGGCGACAAGATCACTATGAAAGACCTTCTTGATGCGTTCGAAAAGGTCGTATCGAACGAAGAAGTAAATTCACCGTTTGGAATGTTCGTTTAA
- a CDS encoding heme-binding protein, protein MENKGALIVIVATLLVLVAIWFLVGVRISMSTEQVNYTVIEELGDGVEIRQYEENTFISADAGGSNSGFRILSGYIFGKNEQNTKIAMTAPVISRQEGDVIHMSFVLPEGYDSKNAPAPLEEGVMIHDVAPRKVVAIKFSGYVTDSKIESHRTILEEKISENGLNTKGEIFLMRYNPPWVPPMLMKNELAVEIE, encoded by the coding sequence ATGGAAAATAAGGGGGCATTAATTGTGATAGTGGCAACATTGTTGGTCCTTGTTGCAATATGGTTCCTGGTGGGGGTCAGGATATCTATGAGTACTGAACAGGTTAATTATACGGTGATCGAAGAGCTCGGCGATGGTGTTGAGATAAGGCAGTATGAAGAGAATACTTTCATATCTGCAGATGCAGGTGGCTCGAACTCCGGTTTCAGGATACTCTCCGGTTACATATTTGGAAAGAACGAACAAAATACAAAGATAGCGATGACCGCTCCTGTGATATCAAGGCAGGAGGGGGATGTGATACATATGTCCTTCGTCCTGCCGGAAGGTTATGATTCTAAAAATGCACCTGCACCGCTGGAAGAAGGTGTGATGATACACGATGTAGCTCCGAGAAAGGTTGTGGCGATCAAATTCTCCGGCTATGTCACAGATTCCAAAATTGAATCTCACCGGACAATACTTGAAGAGAAGATATCAGAGAATGGTCTGAATACAAAAGGCGAGATCTTCCTGATGCGCTACAATCCTCCGTGGGTGCCACCTATGCTGATGAAGAATGAACTTGCAGTGGAGATCGAGTGA